A region of Pelagicoccus sp. SDUM812003 DNA encodes the following proteins:
- a CDS encoding ParB/RepB/Spo0J family partition protein, with product MSLQRINLDEIDIYAGTQTRVETNDEAIAGYAENMKQGAEFPPISLYYDGSKYFLADGFHRFLAAKRLEEKDILAEVHEGSRTDALIAALGANATNGLYRTNADKRHAAEIALEEWSDRSNAYLADICKVSIELVRRVRKSMGLDNPDLVIGKDGKSYPSSVERSPRHGGEEREKNDGSSGEPSGGGGGAPSKKNANITDTAGGTRNELEVEARQMIRNGEMDPRELDTLPTAIPNDYAVAAIGILDRMKKDDPKYPQALDRIEKWVMQRKAELLVASGA from the coding sequence ATGAGCCTCCAACGAATCAATCTAGACGAAATCGACATCTACGCAGGCACCCAGACCCGGGTGGAAACCAACGACGAAGCGATCGCTGGCTATGCTGAAAACATGAAGCAAGGGGCGGAGTTCCCTCCCATTTCGCTCTACTATGATGGCTCCAAGTATTTTCTGGCCGACGGTTTCCATCGCTTCCTCGCGGCCAAGCGTCTCGAGGAGAAGGACATACTCGCCGAGGTGCACGAAGGTTCGCGCACGGACGCTCTGATCGCGGCCCTCGGAGCCAACGCCACCAACGGGCTTTATCGCACCAATGCCGACAAGCGGCACGCGGCGGAGATCGCGCTGGAGGAATGGTCGGATCGCTCCAACGCCTACTTGGCGGACATCTGCAAGGTTTCCATCGAATTGGTCCGCCGCGTGCGCAAGTCCATGGGGCTGGACAATCCGGATTTGGTGATCGGAAAGGACGGGAAGAGCTACCCGAGCAGCGTCGAGCGCTCGCCGCGTCACGGGGGCGAGGAGCGCGAGAAGAACGACGGCAGCTCGGGCGAGCCGTCCGGCGGCGGTGGCGGGGCGCCATCTAAGAAGAACGCGAACATCACCGATACCGCGGGCGGAACCCGCAACGAGCTGGAGGTGGAAGCTCGCCAGATGATCCGAAACGGCGAGATGGACCCCAGGGAGCTCGACACGCTGCCGACGGCCATCCCCAACGACTACGCGGTGGCCGCGATCGGTATTTTGGATCGCATGAAAAAAGACGATCCCAAGTACCCGCAGGCCCTGGACCGGATCGAGAAATGGGTCATGCAGCGCAAGGCGGAGCTGCTGGTCGCTTCCGGGGCTTGA
- the msrA gene encoding peptide-methionine (S)-S-oxide reductase MsrA produces MTAETEARESQELETITLGAGCFWCVEAVYQRIDGVKSAVSGYMGGHVENPSYKAVCTGETGHAEVVQVAFDPKEVSLERILEVFWASHDPTTLNRQGADVGTQYRSAIYYNDERQKRIAEASKKAADASGDFPDPIVTEITAAATFYRAEDYHQEFYELNKTYPYCRAVITPKLKKLGLE; encoded by the coding sequence ATGACTGCAGAAACGGAAGCTCGCGAATCGCAAGAACTCGAAACCATCACCCTCGGCGCCGGATGCTTCTGGTGCGTCGAAGCGGTGTATCAGCGCATCGATGGCGTGAAAAGCGCCGTCAGCGGCTACATGGGCGGACACGTGGAAAACCCCAGCTACAAAGCGGTCTGCACCGGAGAAACCGGACATGCCGAAGTGGTGCAGGTGGCGTTCGACCCGAAGGAGGTCTCGCTCGAACGGATTCTGGAGGTTTTCTGGGCGTCTCACGATCCCACCACCCTCAACCGCCAAGGTGCGGACGTGGGCACGCAGTACCGCTCAGCGATCTACTACAACGACGAACGCCAAAAGCGCATCGCGGAAGCCTCCAAGAAAGCGGCCGACGCATCGGGCGACTTCCCCGATCCTATCGTGACGGAGATCACCGCCGCGGCCACTTTCTACCGAGCCGAGGACTATCACCAGGAATTCTACGAGTTGAACAAGACCTACCCCTACTGCCGAGCGGTCATCACTCCAAAGCTCAAAAAGCTCGGTTTGGAATAG